Proteins from a single region of Allocatelliglobosispora scoriae:
- a CDS encoding sensor histidine kinase, with translation MNHSLRGNLRIRLTVAFSVIFGLAAAAVLAGSMILVRNSMEYSLNLVYQEKYSSPGFGDKEAVLDQLPRDEVTQQQIIDSMQLNLIAKGGMTVLVVWIVATASGWFLAGRLLRPLSRITLTAQRIAGRTLHRRIALDMPPGEVKSLADSFDSMLDRLDEAFAGQGRFIANAAHELKTPIALNRTLVEVAMNRPGSPVEVRNLGENLLAVNQRHERLIDALLTLARADDQVTERRPVDVAELAASALRGTAALAAEHAITVTADLRPAATTGDAILLEQLIRNLVDNAVRYNVPSGRVGVTTFTGPRFVEITVTNTGAEIGAHEVPVLFEPFRRLVDRVGSARGHGLGLSIVRAVAQAHSGDAVAAPNPGGGLSVRVTLPIRW, from the coding sequence ATGAACCACAGCCTGCGCGGGAACCTGCGGATCCGGCTCACCGTCGCGTTCAGCGTGATCTTCGGGCTCGCCGCGGCCGCGGTGCTCGCGGGCAGCATGATCCTGGTCCGCAACAGCATGGAGTACAGCCTGAACCTGGTCTACCAGGAGAAATACTCCTCTCCGGGTTTCGGCGACAAGGAGGCGGTCCTCGACCAACTCCCCCGCGACGAGGTCACCCAGCAGCAGATCATCGACTCGATGCAGCTCAACCTGATCGCCAAGGGCGGCATGACCGTCCTCGTGGTCTGGATCGTCGCCACCGCGTCCGGCTGGTTCCTCGCCGGACGTCTGCTGCGCCCGCTGAGCCGGATCACGTTGACCGCACAGCGGATCGCCGGGCGTACGCTGCACCGGCGCATCGCCCTCGACATGCCGCCGGGCGAGGTCAAGAGCCTCGCCGACTCGTTCGACAGCATGCTCGACCGGCTCGACGAGGCCTTCGCCGGGCAGGGGCGGTTCATCGCCAACGCCGCCCACGAGCTGAAGACCCCGATCGCGCTGAACCGGACCCTCGTCGAAGTGGCGATGAACCGCCCCGGCAGCCCGGTCGAGGTACGCAACCTCGGCGAGAACCTCCTCGCCGTCAACCAGCGCCACGAACGCCTCATCGACGCGCTGCTCACCCTGGCCCGCGCTGACGACCAGGTCACCGAACGGCGTCCGGTCGACGTCGCGGAGCTCGCGGCATCGGCGCTGCGCGGGACGGCCGCGCTCGCCGCCGAGCACGCGATCACGGTCACGGCCGACCTGCGTCCGGCGGCGACGACCGGCGACGCGATCCTGCTGGAGCAGCTCATCCGCAACCTCGTCGACAACGCCGTCCGCTACAACGTGCCGTCCGGGCGGGTCGGCGTGACCACCTTCACCGGGCCGCGCTTCGTGGAGATCACGGTGACGAACACCGGGGCGGAGATCGGGGCGCACGAGGTGCCGGTGCTCTTCGAGCCGTTCCGCCGACTGGTCGACCGGGTAGGTTCCGCTCGCGGCCACGGCCTCGGGCTGTCGATCGTACGCGCGGTGGCCCAGGCCCACTCCGGCGACGCGGTGGCCGCCCCGAACCCAGGCGGCGGCCTCTCAGTGCGGGTGACTCTCCCCATCCGCTGGTAA
- a CDS encoding response regulator transcription factor, whose amino-acid sequence MRILVVEDEELMADAIAEGLRQETFAVDVAYDGAAALERLAVNDYDVLVLDRDLPGVHGDDVCREVVASGSDVRVLMLTVSTTVAERVAGLTLGADDYLAKPFAFAELVARVRALGRRSRPATPPVLTRSGVRLDPHHRETYRDDRYVGLSKKEFAVLEELLRAEGAVVSAETLLEKVWDENMDPFTTIVRVTISGLRRKLGEPQLIETITGVGYRLA is encoded by the coding sequence GTGCGCATTCTGGTGGTCGAGGACGAGGAGCTGATGGCCGACGCCATCGCCGAGGGGCTGCGGCAGGAGACGTTCGCGGTCGACGTCGCCTATGACGGGGCGGCGGCGCTGGAGCGGCTTGCGGTCAACGACTACGACGTGCTCGTGCTCGACCGGGACCTGCCCGGGGTCCACGGCGACGACGTGTGCCGCGAGGTCGTCGCCTCCGGCTCCGACGTGCGGGTGCTGATGCTCACCGTCTCCACCACCGTCGCCGAGCGGGTGGCCGGGCTCACCCTCGGTGCCGACGACTACCTGGCGAAGCCGTTCGCCTTCGCCGAGCTGGTGGCCCGGGTCCGCGCGCTGGGGCGCAGGTCGCGCCCGGCGACGCCGCCGGTCCTCACCCGCTCGGGGGTACGCCTCGATCCGCACCACCGCGAGACCTACCGCGATGACCGCTATGTCGGGTTGTCGAAGAAGGAGTTCGCCGTGCTGGAGGAGCTGCTGCGCGCCGAGGGTGCCGTCGTCAGCGCCGAGACGCTGCTGGAGAAGGTCTGGGACGAGAACATGGACCCGTTCACCACGATCGTCCGCGTCACGATCAGCGGGCTGCGCCGCAAGCTCGGCGAGCCGCAGCTCATCGAGACGATCACCGGCGTGGGGTACCGCCTCGCATGA
- a CDS encoding alanine racemase has product MSTDLAEAVVDLAAVRGNLATIAAGTPARILAVVKADGFGHGAVPIARAALAAGAAWLGVTSATEALALRADGITAPILSWLHRPDADVTALILADVDISVSTVAHLRRVAADAARCGRVAHVHLKADTGLHRNGATSDDWPELLAWTRKHEHEGTLRCRAIWSHLATADQPPKTTPTLEDLVLNAPAPTGSGPIAAAPGFSASDPAAPKIDATLEELLLNAAAPGDAGAPGSAGVARQRAAFVAAVAEARAAGLTPELAHLANSAAAMTAPDTHFDLVRIGIGLYGIEPVPGRVTGLRPALTVRTSVINIKRVPAGSGVSYGPDHVTTRPTSLALLPIGYADGLPRAAEGRAQVVIAGRRCPIVGRIAMDQCVVDVGDLPVGLGDTAIVLGTGGPSATEWAAWAGTNPHEILTGIGPRVTRTYLHGE; this is encoded by the coding sequence ATGAGCACAGATCTGGCCGAGGCGGTCGTGGACCTCGCGGCCGTCCGGGGCAATCTCGCGACGATCGCGGCGGGTACGCCCGCCCGCATCCTGGCCGTCGTGAAGGCCGACGGCTTCGGCCACGGTGCCGTGCCGATCGCCCGGGCCGCGCTCGCCGCTGGCGCGGCCTGGCTCGGGGTGACCTCCGCCACGGAGGCCCTGGCCCTGCGTGCCGACGGGATCACCGCGCCGATTCTGAGCTGGCTGCACCGCCCCGACGCCGACGTCACCGCGCTGATCCTGGCGGACGTCGACATCTCGGTCTCCACCGTCGCCCACCTGCGCCGGGTCGCCGCCGACGCGGCCCGCTGCGGCCGGGTCGCCCATGTGCACCTCAAGGCCGACACGGGCCTGCACCGCAACGGCGCCACCAGCGACGACTGGCCGGAACTGCTCGCCTGGACCCGCAAGCACGAGCACGAGGGCACCCTCCGCTGCCGCGCGATCTGGTCCCACCTCGCCACCGCCGACCAGCCCCCCAAGACCACCCCAACTCTTGAAGACTTGGTGCTAAACGCCCCCGCCCCCACCGGCTCCGGGCCCATCGCCGCCGCACCCGGCTTCTCCGCATCCGACCCCGCCGCACCCAAGATCGACGCAACTCTTGAAGAGTTGTTGCTAAACGCGGCCGCGCCGGGCGATGCGGGCGCGCCGGGCAGCGCGGGCGTTGCTCGGCAGAGGGCGGCGTTCGTCGCCGCGGTGGCGGAGGCCCGGGCCGCCGGGCTGACGCCGGAGCTGGCGCACCTCGCCAACTCGGCGGCCGCGATGACCGCCCCGGACACCCACTTCGACCTGGTCCGGATCGGCATCGGGCTCTACGGCATCGAGCCGGTTCCCGGTCGCGTCACCGGGCTGCGTCCGGCGCTGACCGTGCGTACCAGCGTGATCAACATCAAGCGCGTGCCTGCCGGGTCGGGTGTCTCCTATGGGCCCGACCACGTCACGACCCGCCCGACCAGCCTGGCGCTGCTGCCGATCGGGTACGCCGACGGCCTGCCCCGCGCGGCCGAGGGCCGGGCGCAGGTCGTGATCGCCGGGCGCCGCTGCCCGATCGTCGGGCGCATCGCCATGGACCAGTGCGTCGTCGACGTCGGCGACCTGCCGGTCGGCCTCGGCGACACCGCGATCGTCCTCGGCACCGGCGGGCCGTCCGCCACCGAGTGGGCCGCCTGGGCCGGCACCAATCCGCACGAGATCCTGACGGGCATCGGCCCCCGGGTGACCCGCACCTATCTGCACGGGGAGTGA
- a CDS encoding D-alanine--D-alanine ligase family protein, with amino-acid sequence MTIRLAVIYGGRSGEHDVSLASATSILTHLDRSVYDVTEVLITRGGEWVVGGEPLGMGSALRRLAEQDVVFPALHGPYGEDGTIQSVLELIGVPYVGSGVLASAAGMDKEFTKKLLVAAGLRVAAGVVLRGPQSTVAPADRELLGLPVFVKPARAGSSLGVSRVDDWAALPDALALARRSDGKVLVEAAVRGREVDVAVLEHPDGRVTAGPPLEIRVSGPDFFDYDAKYAGGAVFDIPARLDPAVTELLRERAVRAFGALECRGLLRVDFFLPADGSEPVVNEVNTFPGFTAASQFPRMWAEAGLPFPRLLDTLIATALPTRQVTSGTYATALRS; translated from the coding sequence ATGACGATTCGACTGGCGGTCATCTACGGCGGCCGCAGCGGCGAGCACGACGTGTCGCTGGCGTCCGCGACGAGCATCCTGACCCACCTGGACCGCTCCGTCTACGACGTGACCGAGGTGCTGATCACCCGGGGCGGTGAGTGGGTCGTCGGCGGCGAGCCGCTGGGCATGGGGAGCGCGCTGCGCCGCCTCGCCGAGCAGGACGTGGTCTTCCCGGCGCTGCACGGGCCCTACGGCGAGGACGGCACGATCCAGTCGGTGCTGGAGCTGATCGGGGTGCCCTACGTGGGCAGCGGGGTGCTGGCGAGCGCGGCCGGGATGGACAAGGAGTTCACGAAGAAGCTGCTCGTCGCGGCCGGTCTGCGGGTCGCGGCCGGTGTCGTGCTGCGCGGACCGCAGTCGACGGTGGCTCCCGCCGACCGGGAACTGCTGGGCCTGCCGGTCTTCGTCAAACCCGCCCGGGCGGGCTCCAGCCTCGGTGTCTCCAGAGTGGACGACTGGGCCGCGCTGCCCGATGCGCTGGCGTTGGCCCGCCGCAGTGACGGCAAGGTGCTGGTGGAGGCGGCGGTCCGCGGCCGGGAGGTCGACGTGGCGGTGCTGGAGCACCCGGACGGCCGGGTGACGGCCGGTCCGCCGCTGGAGATCCGGGTCTCGGGGCCGGATTTCTTCGACTACGACGCGAAGTACGCCGGGGGCGCGGTCTTCGACATCCCGGCCCGGCTCGATCCGGCCGTGACGGAGCTGCTGCGGGAGCGGGCGGTCCGGGCCTTCGGCGCGCTGGAATGCCGCGGGCTGCTGCGGGTCGACTTCTTCCTGCCGGCGGACGGTTCGGAGCCGGTCGTCAACGAGGTCAACACCTTCCCCGGCTTCACCGCCGCGTCGCAGTTCCCCCGGATGTGGGCGGAGGCGGGCCTGCCCTTCCCGCGCCTGCTGGACACGCTGATCGCGACTGCTCTGCCGACCCGGCAGGTGACGAGCGGAACCTACGCGACCGCACTCCGGTCCTAG
- a CDS encoding CaiB/BaiF CoA transferase family protein, giving the protein MADGPLAGLIVADFSRVLAGPLAAMTLGDLGADVVKVERPGTGDDTRSWAPPTTPDGRSTYFLAVNRNKRGVAIDLATEAGRAQARELALGADILVENFPPGTMERFGLGYDDLRDAHPGLIYASVTGFGRGAGAELPGYDFLIQAVGGLMSITGDPGGEPMKVGVALVDVLAGQQLTSGILAALHARTRTGRGQRVDVNLLSSLLAGLVNQASAYLNAEVVPGRLGNAHPSIAPYQTLRCADRPLALAVGNDAQFHRLAAVVGLPVGERFATNPSRVRHREALATALEERLGTRPAAEWVGLLTGAGVPCGLVGTVAEGFALAEALGLDPVVRQEGAASVASPIVLSETPVTYRLPPPELPG; this is encoded by the coding sequence GTGGCTGACGGTCCGCTCGCCGGACTGATCGTCGCCGATTTCTCGCGGGTCCTCGCCGGTCCGCTCGCCGCGATGACGCTCGGCGATCTCGGCGCCGACGTGGTCAAGGTGGAGCGGCCGGGCACCGGTGACGACACCCGGTCCTGGGCGCCGCCGACGACGCCGGACGGCCGCTCCACCTACTTCCTCGCGGTCAACCGCAACAAGCGCGGCGTCGCGATCGACCTGGCGACCGAGGCCGGCCGGGCCCAGGCCCGCGAGCTGGCGCTGGGCGCGGACATCCTGGTGGAGAACTTCCCGCCCGGCACGATGGAGCGATTCGGGCTCGGCTACGACGATCTCCGCGACGCCCATCCCGGCCTGATCTACGCGAGCGTGACCGGCTTCGGCCGGGGCGCCGGGGCCGAGCTGCCGGGATACGACTTCCTCATCCAGGCGGTCGGCGGGCTGATGTCGATCACCGGCGATCCCGGCGGCGAGCCGATGAAGGTCGGTGTCGCGCTCGTCGACGTGCTCGCCGGGCAGCAGCTCACCAGCGGCATCCTCGCCGCCCTCCACGCCCGGACCCGCACCGGCCGCGGCCAGCGGGTCGACGTCAACCTCCTGTCGAGCCTGCTCGCGGGCCTCGTCAACCAGGCCTCGGCCTACCTCAACGCCGAGGTCGTGCCCGGGCGCCTCGGCAACGCCCATCCGAGCATCGCGCCCTATCAGACGCTGCGGTGCGCCGACCGGCCGCTCGCGCTCGCCGTCGGCAACGACGCCCAGTTCCACCGGCTCGCGGCCGTCGTCGGCCTCCCGGTGGGGGAGCGCTTCGCGACCAACCCCAGCCGGGTACGCCACCGCGAAGCCCTCGCCACCGCACTGGAGGAGCGTCTGGGCACCCGCCCGGCCGCCGAGTGGGTCGGGCTGCTGACCGGGGCGGGTGTCCCGTGCGGCCTCGTCGGCACCGTGGCGGAGGGGTTCGCGCTCGCCGAGGCGCTCGGGCTGGATCCGGTCGTCCGGCAGGAGGGAGCGGCCTCGGTGGCGAGCCCGATCGTCCTCTCCGAGACCCCGGTGACCTATCGCCTGCCGCCGCCGGAGCTGCCGGGGTGA
- a CDS encoding TetR/AcrR family transcriptional regulator has translation MVTRGTAREQAILTATIELLHSGGYAALTMDAVAATARASKTTIYRRWRGKPDLVRAAVEAYRDEHSPPLIDTGTLRGDLLALLSRARDKTQGEFMALMGDLMQAMRHDPELRAALWARLVDEPGPFAVIVPRAVARGEAAAHATGELAHEVAEALILRQVALGEEWRGEEFLVHVVDDILLPLLTHPRPTGDPR, from the coding sequence ATGGTGACCCGGGGGACCGCACGCGAACAGGCCATCCTCACCGCGACGATCGAGCTGCTGCACTCCGGCGGCTACGCGGCGCTGACGATGGACGCCGTCGCGGCCACGGCACGGGCGAGCAAGACGACGATCTACCGGCGCTGGCGGGGCAAGCCCGACCTGGTCCGCGCCGCCGTCGAGGCCTACCGCGACGAGCACAGCCCGCCCCTGATCGACACCGGCACCCTGCGCGGCGATCTGCTCGCCCTGCTCAGCCGCGCCCGTGACAAGACGCAGGGCGAGTTCATGGCGCTCATGGGCGACCTGATGCAGGCGATGCGCCACGACCCCGAGCTGCGGGCCGCCCTGTGGGCCCGGCTCGTCGACGAACCGGGGCCCTTCGCCGTGATCGTGCCCCGCGCGGTCGCCCGGGGCGAGGCGGCCGCCCACGCCACCGGCGAGCTCGCCCACGAGGTCGCCGAGGCGCTCATCCTCCGGCAGGTCGCCCTCGGCGAGGAGTGGCGGGGCGAGGAGTTCCTGGTCCACGTCGTCGACGACATCCTGCTGCCGCTGCTCACCCACCCCCGCCCGACTGGAGACCCCCGATGA
- a CDS encoding CocE/NonD family hydrolase, which produces MTVMSTLMARQFGLPPAETTDVRVQRDLRVPMPDGVDLLADRYSPRGRDRAPLVLARSPYGRRGVWGMLFGRLLAERGFQAVVQSCRGTFGSGGTFDPFGDERADGLATVAWLRGQDFYPGSFATAGPSYLGFTQWAIAGVAGAEHRGMATQVTTAALHHMIYAGGSMSWATMTAWMQDMERQQGSFSLLRRIGGRKRLGRALRTLPLTEADRVASGHRVEYFQQWLAHPGIDDAYWQPRQFADGVAAVDTPVSMVGGWHDFMLPWQLRDYAAMRDAGNPPQLTIGPWQHADEHSIRGWMADLFPFLGAVLTGSERRAAPVRIFVTGAEEWREDAQWPPAGASALWYLHPGGLLATAPPVESEPDRHPYDPADPTPSVGGPVEPAARPRVDNRELEARADVLVYTSELLGEPLEVIGVPSVELFVTSTAADVDVFARICDVAPDGTSINISDALCRVRPGHEGPVGFELWPVAHRFAAGHRLRLQVSGGAFPRYPRNLPGTTGSGESSGFAASERQIHHDPARPSVLRLPIPDGGSELG; this is translated from the coding sequence ATGACGGTGATGAGCACGCTGATGGCCCGGCAGTTCGGGCTGCCCCCGGCCGAGACGACCGACGTGCGGGTCCAGCGCGACCTCCGCGTACCCATGCCTGATGGTGTCGACCTGCTCGCGGACCGCTATTCTCCGCGCGGCCGCGACCGGGCGCCGCTCGTGCTGGCGCGCTCGCCCTATGGGCGGCGCGGCGTCTGGGGGATGCTCTTCGGCCGGCTCCTCGCCGAGCGCGGCTTCCAGGCGGTGGTGCAGAGCTGCCGGGGGACCTTCGGCTCGGGCGGCACCTTCGACCCCTTCGGCGACGAGCGCGCCGACGGTCTCGCCACCGTCGCCTGGCTGCGCGGGCAGGACTTCTATCCGGGGTCCTTCGCCACCGCCGGACCGAGCTACCTCGGCTTCACCCAGTGGGCGATCGCCGGGGTCGCCGGTGCCGAGCACCGTGGGATGGCGACGCAGGTCACCACGGCCGCGCTGCACCACATGATCTACGCGGGCGGCTCGATGTCGTGGGCCACGATGACGGCCTGGATGCAGGACATGGAGCGGCAGCAGGGGAGCTTCTCGCTGCTGCGGCGGATCGGGGGCAGGAAGCGGCTGGGCCGGGCGCTGCGGACCCTGCCGCTCACCGAGGCGGACCGGGTCGCTTCGGGCCACCGGGTGGAGTATTTCCAGCAGTGGCTGGCGCACCCGGGCATCGACGACGCCTACTGGCAGCCGCGGCAGTTCGCCGACGGGGTCGCCGCGGTCGACACCCCGGTGAGCATGGTCGGCGGCTGGCACGACTTCATGCTGCCCTGGCAGCTGCGCGACTACGCGGCGATGCGCGACGCGGGCAACCCGCCGCAGCTCACGATCGGGCCGTGGCAGCACGCCGACGAGCACTCGATCCGGGGCTGGATGGCCGACCTGTTCCCCTTCCTCGGCGCCGTGCTGACCGGCTCCGAACGGCGGGCCGCCCCGGTGCGGATCTTCGTCACCGGCGCCGAGGAGTGGCGTGAGGACGCGCAGTGGCCCCCGGCCGGGGCATCGGCGCTGTGGTACCTGCACCCCGGTGGGCTGCTCGCCACGGCGCCGCCGGTCGAGAGCGAGCCGGATCGGCACCCCTACGACCCGGCCGACCCCACCCCGTCGGTGGGCGGGCCGGTGGAGCCGGCGGCGCGCCCGCGCGTGGACAACCGCGAGCTGGAGGCGAGGGCCGACGTGCTCGTCTACACCAGTGAGCTGCTCGGCGAGCCCCTGGAGGTGATCGGCGTGCCGTCGGTGGAGCTCTTCGTGACGTCGACCGCCGCGGATGTCGACGTCTTCGCCCGGATCTGTGACGTGGCGCCCGACGGTACGTCGATCAATATCAGCGACGCGCTGTGCCGGGTCCGGCCGGGCCACGAGGGTCCGGTCGGTTTCGAGCTCTGGCCGGTGGCGCACCGGTTCGCGGCGGGCCACCGGCTGCGCCTGCAGGTGTCGGGCGGGGCGTTCCCGCGTTACCCGAGAAACCTTCCCGGAACCACCGGATCGGGTGAATCCTCCGGTTTCGCTGCCTCGGAACGCCAGATTCACCATGATCCGGCCCGGCCGTCCGTGCTTCGCCTGCCGATCCCGGATGGTGGCTCTGAGCTGGGGTGA
- a CDS encoding cold-shock protein, whose product MAIGTVKWFNAEKGFGFITPDGGGNDVFAHFSAIATSGYRSLEENQRVEFEITQGQKGPQAENIRPL is encoded by the coding sequence ATGGCCATCGGTACTGTCAAGTGGTTCAACGCGGAAAAGGGTTTCGGCTTCATCACGCCCGACGGCGGCGGCAACGACGTGTTCGCGCACTTCTCGGCGATCGCGACGAGCGGCTACCGCTCCCTCGAGGAGAACCAGCGGGTGGAGTTCGAGATCACCCAGGGCCAGAAAGGCCCGCAGGCGGAGAACATCCGTCCGCTCTGA
- a CDS encoding RNA polymerase sigma factor, translating to MSTEIDDLARAAAGGDAAALDDLLVLVRPDVLRLCARFLPHREDAEEACQDTLLALARGIGGFEGRSSVRTWLHRLAANRARSTYQALRRRADREAAVLTLPDRADPRRTSVVAGTRLDLLDALDRLGPELAEAVALRDVLGLSYREIAALQEVPEGTVKSRIHDARRRLRERLDGGLP from the coding sequence GTGAGCACGGAGATCGACGACCTCGCCAGGGCCGCCGCCGGTGGTGACGCGGCGGCCCTGGACGACCTGCTGGTGCTGGTGCGCCCCGACGTGCTGCGGCTCTGCGCCCGGTTCCTGCCGCATCGGGAGGACGCCGAGGAGGCCTGCCAGGACACCCTGCTCGCCCTCGCCCGGGGGATCGGCGGCTTCGAGGGCCGCTCGTCGGTGCGGACCTGGCTGCACCGGCTCGCCGCGAATCGGGCCCGCTCGACATACCAGGCGCTGCGGCGGCGGGCCGATCGGGAGGCCGCGGTGCTGACGTTGCCGGACCGGGCGGACCCACGGCGTACCAGTGTGGTGGCCGGAACGAGGCTGGACCTGCTCGACGCGCTGGACCGGCTCGGGCCTGAGCTCGCCGAGGCGGTCGCGCTGCGCGACGTGCTCGGGCTGAGCTACCGTGAGATCGCCGCGCTGCAGGAGGTGCCGGAGGGGACGGTCAAGTCGCGGATCCACGACGCGCGGCGGCGGCTGCGCGAACGGCTCGACGGAGGTCTGCCGTGA
- a CDS encoding protein kinase domain-containing protein: protein MSLPSHVGPYRIERLLGTGSFATVWLGHDPVLGARVAIKVLAENWSHDLRVRERFLDEARLLWHLDHDRIIRVHALDELPDGRPYLVMAWADGGSLRDRLGTGPMRAGPGLRLLREIAAGVAVLHEHGIVHRDLTPGNVLFRSGPGGAEQVVIADLGLAKALAAASGLTARAGTPGYMAPEQDDPLSIVDTRTDVYGLGRLGLRLLSAGARSGVPATVFDVLRTATSRRPADRHPDAAAFAAALDRATAVPSAARRRWTRAGGAALAAAAIWACAADGTDRGYAADPSGRITVLLPDGWRGTGARWADPDGALAPALVVSPAAGRWRSPEGGPGAFVGVVLGRHLDPAGFVARRQHPGCVADPVWTSRLAEIEWTVARYTSCPTGHPVIVEAAGEAPDGSGLVYVQVTPPTDAGPGFVEALLTGVRITGPPP, encoded by the coding sequence GTGAGCCTCCCCTCGCATGTCGGGCCCTACCGCATCGAGCGGCTGCTCGGCACCGGCTCCTTCGCCACGGTCTGGCTGGGGCACGACCCCGTCCTCGGTGCGCGGGTGGCGATCAAGGTGCTCGCCGAGAACTGGAGCCACGACCTGCGGGTACGCGAGCGCTTCCTCGACGAGGCCCGGCTGCTGTGGCACCTCGACCACGACCGGATCATCCGCGTCCACGCGCTCGACGAGCTGCCCGACGGGCGGCCCTACCTGGTGATGGCGTGGGCCGACGGCGGCAGCCTGCGGGACCGGCTCGGCACCGGGCCGATGCGCGCCGGTCCGGGGCTGCGACTGCTGCGGGAGATCGCCGCCGGGGTCGCCGTCCTGCACGAGCACGGCATCGTGCACCGCGACCTCACCCCCGGCAACGTGCTCTTCCGCAGCGGACCGGGCGGAGCCGAGCAGGTGGTCATCGCCGATCTCGGCCTGGCCAAGGCTCTCGCGGCGGCATCGGGGCTGACCGCCCGCGCCGGTACGCCCGGCTACATGGCCCCGGAACAGGACGATCCGCTCTCCATCGTGGACACCCGGACCGACGTCTACGGTCTCGGACGGCTCGGGCTGCGGCTGCTGTCCGCGGGGGCGCGGTCCGGCGTACCCGCCACGGTGTTCGACGTGCTGCGGACCGCGACCTCGCGGCGCCCCGCCGACCGCCACCCGGACGCCGCGGCGTTCGCGGCGGCGCTGGACCGGGCGACCGCCGTGCCCTCGGCGGCCCGGCGACGGTGGACGCGAGCGGGCGGCGCGGCGCTGGCGGCGGCCGCGATCTGGGCCTGCGCGGCCGACGGCACGGACCGGGGCTACGCGGCCGACCCGTCGGGCCGGATCACGGTGCTGCTGCCGGACGGCTGGCGCGGCACCGGAGCCCGCTGGGCGGATCCCGACGGCGCCCTCGCTCCGGCGCTGGTCGTCTCCCCCGCGGCGGGACGCTGGCGCTCCCCCGAGGGCGGGCCGGGTGCCTTCGTGGGGGTGGTCCTCGGGCGGCACCTCGACCCGGCCGGTTTCGTCGCCCGGCGGCAGCACCCCGGGTGCGTCGCCGACCCGGTCTGGACCAGCCGCCTGGCGGAGATCGAGTGGACCGTGGCCCGGTACACGTCGTGCCCGACCGGCCATCCGGTGATCGTCGAGGCCGCCGGGGAGGCTCCGGACGGCTCGGGCCTCGTCTACGTGCAGGTCACACCGCCGACCGACGCGGGGCCGGGCTTCGTCGAGGCGCTGCTCACCGGAGTCCGGATCACCGGACCACCACCGTGA
- a CDS encoding PASTA domain-containing protein → MRWMAVAVVAASSLATGFAVGVPPQERAAADCLAVSQAFLGKLGIAEAGAVRAETAPTAAGVGRSGTVWFVATRSGASWVTEIDPTGTGTEGLILPLNDRARATSDLGTDAIAGSAAFNGLTESSQGAVDARTCAGTATPTAAPPSAARLTMPDVVGTNAAAAEDQLRRLGFKRIRFGSSESRYGAVIVPANWTVTAQSLQPGHLAAADELIVLTCRK, encoded by the coding sequence ATGAGGTGGATGGCGGTGGCGGTGGTGGCCGCGAGCAGCCTGGCGACGGGCTTTGCGGTGGGCGTACCCCCGCAGGAGCGGGCGGCGGCCGACTGCCTGGCGGTGTCGCAGGCCTTTCTCGGCAAGCTCGGGATCGCCGAGGCCGGCGCGGTGCGCGCGGAGACCGCGCCCACCGCGGCCGGGGTGGGGCGGTCCGGCACGGTGTGGTTCGTCGCGACCCGCTCCGGCGCGAGCTGGGTGACCGAGATCGACCCGACGGGTACGGGCACCGAAGGCCTGATCCTGCCCCTCAACGACCGTGCCCGCGCCACATCGGACCTGGGTACCGACGCGATCGCCGGTTCGGCGGCCTTCAACGGGCTCACCGAGTCGAGCCAGGGCGCCGTCGACGCGCGGACCTGCGCGGGCACCGCGACACCGACCGCCGCCCCGCCGAGCGCGGCCCGGCTGACCATGCCGGACGTGGTCGGGACGAACGCCGCGGCGGCCGAGGACCAGCTGCGCCGGTTGGGCTTCAAGCGGATCCGGTTCGGGTCGAGCGAGTCCCGTTACGGCGCGGTGATCGTCCCGGCCAACTGGACCGTCACGGCGCAGTCGTTGCAGCCCGGCCACCTCGCCGCCGCCGATGAGCTGATCGTGCTGACCTGCCGGAAGTGA